A stretch of the Archangium violaceum genome encodes the following:
- a CDS encoding AMP-dependent synthetase/ligase, with the protein MRAESQLDTPVAPVRNLIEMLLQRAQSPTQVAASWKTGGRWEDVTWGRILEEVKALSAGLISLGLKPGERVAVFADTSLRWVVCDLAISAARAITVPIYASNTPDEARYILNHSEASFVFVDHDEKTPKQPGRATRLRQKLSECPSVRKVVLFEGAPSGDMELTLEELMARGREAHAARPESFDERAHAMGPDDVCCIIYTSGTTGDPKGVLLTHGNWSYEALAVKGISLMMPADSVLMFLPMAHSFGQVVKAAWLCMGFRMVFAESAEKLMDNLMETRPTILPAVPRVFEKVFSKVVADGTAEPGVKGRLIRWAFALFDEYVEAKNQGREPHMVGLALARKLVFSKVRAKLDAKLGGNLRLFVSGGAPLSRKIAYFFELLGYKVLEGYGLTETSAAACVSRPARIKIGTVGPPLPGTEVRIAQDGEILIRGPGVMKGYHKNPEATAEVLEPDGWFHSGDIGEVDVDGYVRITDRKKDIIVTSGGKNVSPQNIENLLKTYPLISQAVVHGDKRKYLVALVTVSEEPARKLLSDKGETPGSYAELCRRPEIQAAVQEILDKVNAELPSFSTLKRFAVIDADFSQESGELTPSLKVKRKHVSQKYKAVLDGLYDKGDLAD; encoded by the coding sequence ATGAGGGCGGAATCCCAACTAGACACTCCCGTCGCGCCGGTGCGCAACCTGATCGAAATGCTGCTCCAACGGGCGCAATCACCCACGCAGGTCGCGGCGAGCTGGAAGACGGGTGGTCGCTGGGAGGACGTCACCTGGGGACGGATCCTCGAGGAGGTGAAGGCGCTGTCCGCCGGGCTCATCTCCCTGGGGTTGAAGCCGGGTGAGCGCGTGGCCGTCTTCGCGGACACCAGCCTGCGATGGGTGGTGTGCGATCTGGCCATCTCCGCCGCGCGGGCCATCACCGTTCCCATCTACGCGTCCAATACGCCGGACGAGGCCCGCTACATCCTCAACCACTCCGAGGCCTCGTTCGTCTTCGTGGACCATGACGAGAAGACGCCCAAGCAGCCCGGGCGTGCCACCCGTCTGCGGCAGAAGCTCTCCGAGTGTCCCAGCGTGCGCAAGGTCGTCCTCTTCGAGGGCGCCCCCTCGGGCGACATGGAGCTGACGCTCGAGGAGCTCATGGCCCGGGGGCGCGAGGCGCACGCGGCCCGGCCGGAGTCCTTCGACGAGCGGGCGCACGCCATGGGCCCGGACGACGTCTGCTGCATCATCTACACCTCCGGCACCACGGGCGATCCGAAGGGCGTGCTGCTCACCCACGGCAACTGGTCCTACGAGGCCCTCGCGGTGAAGGGCATCTCACTCATGATGCCCGCCGACTCGGTGCTGATGTTCCTGCCCATGGCGCACTCCTTCGGGCAGGTGGTGAAGGCCGCCTGGCTGTGCATGGGCTTCCGCATGGTGTTCGCCGAGTCCGCGGAGAAGCTGATGGACAACCTGATGGAGACGCGCCCCACCATCCTCCCGGCGGTGCCGCGCGTCTTCGAGAAGGTCTTCAGCAAGGTGGTGGCCGATGGCACCGCCGAGCCGGGAGTGAAGGGCCGGCTGATACGCTGGGCCTTCGCGCTCTTCGACGAGTACGTGGAGGCGAAGAACCAGGGCCGAGAGCCCCACATGGTGGGCCTGGCGCTGGCGCGCAAGCTGGTGTTCAGCAAGGTGCGCGCGAAGCTCGACGCGAAGCTGGGCGGCAACCTGCGCCTGTTCGTCTCCGGCGGCGCGCCGCTGTCACGGAAGATCGCGTACTTCTTCGAGCTGCTCGGCTACAAGGTGCTGGAGGGCTACGGCCTCACCGAGACGTCGGCCGCCGCCTGCGTCTCCCGGCCGGCTCGGATCAAGATCGGCACCGTGGGCCCGCCGCTGCCCGGCACCGAGGTGCGGATCGCCCAGGACGGGGAGATCCTCATCCGGGGCCCGGGGGTGATGAAGGGCTACCACAAGAACCCCGAGGCCACCGCCGAGGTGCTCGAGCCCGATGGTTGGTTCCACAGCGGCGACATCGGCGAGGTGGACGTGGACGGCTACGTCCGCATCACCGATCGCAAGAAGGACATCATCGTCACGTCCGGAGGGAAGAACGTCTCGCCGCAGAACATCGAGAACCTGCTGAAGACGTACCCGCTCATCAGCCAGGCCGTGGTCCACGGCGACAAGCGCAAGTACCTGGTGGCGCTCGTCACGGTGAGCGAGGAGCCCGCGCGCAAGCTGCTCTCCGACAAGGGCGAGACACCCGGCTCCTACGCGGAGCTGTGCCGCCGGCCGGAGATCCAGGCCGCCGTGCAGGAGATCCTCGACAAGGTGAACGCGGAGCTCCCGTCCTTCAGCACCCTCAAGCGCTTCGCCGTGATCGATGCGGACTTCAGCCAGGAGTCGGGCGAGCTGACGCCGAGCCTCAAGGTGAAGCGCAAGCACGTCAGCCAGAAGTACAAGGCGGTGCTGGACGGCCTCTACGACAAGGGCGACCTGGCGGATTGA
- a CDS encoding FAD-binding oxidoreductase — translation MSLPAERTFPRVDSSLLERAHAALVEILSPGQVRRDESTLHAYSKDESDSGVYPPDLVVFPENTEQVSAVFRTCQSLGVPFTPCGARSGKSGGSLALLGGVSVSLERMNRILSVSVEDLTAVVQPGVITGDLMKAVEARGLFYPPDPNSWEFCTMGGNVAENAGGPRALKYGVTRDYIIGLEWVLPTGEVLRVGRRTIKGVAGYDLVGLFVGSEGTLGVATEITVQLIPRPRHVKTALVVFDSVHTAARAITAVLTAGILPRTLELIDDVALKAVDGRGFNFPPGAGSAVIAEVDGNVEDGLFAELAQLGEICEQHGAREVLVAQDESQREKLWAARREVSRALRTLRPHKISEDIAVPRSRIPDIILALKKMGGELGLPVATYGHAGDGNLHANILYEGPHQRALVETAIHRMLEITVSMGGTITGEHGVGHAKREYLALEQPEAVLELQRRLKGFFDPSGLLNPEKIFPAPKRS, via the coding sequence ATGAGCCTGCCCGCGGAGCGAACCTTTCCCCGCGTGGACTCCTCCCTCCTGGAGCGCGCGCACGCCGCGCTGGTGGAGATCCTCTCGCCCGGCCAGGTGCGCCGCGACGAATCCACCCTGCACGCCTACTCCAAGGACGAGTCCGACTCGGGCGTCTACCCGCCGGACCTCGTGGTGTTCCCCGAGAACACCGAGCAGGTCTCCGCCGTCTTCCGCACCTGCCAGTCGCTCGGGGTGCCCTTCACGCCGTGTGGGGCGCGCAGTGGGAAGAGCGGTGGCTCGCTCGCCCTCCTGGGGGGCGTGTCGGTGAGCCTGGAGCGGATGAACCGCATCCTCTCCGTGTCGGTGGAGGATCTCACCGCGGTGGTGCAGCCGGGCGTCATCACGGGCGATCTGATGAAGGCCGTGGAGGCACGGGGCCTCTTCTATCCGCCGGACCCGAACTCGTGGGAGTTCTGCACGATGGGCGGCAACGTGGCGGAGAACGCCGGCGGACCCCGGGCCCTCAAGTACGGCGTCACCCGCGACTACATCATCGGCCTGGAGTGGGTGCTGCCAACCGGCGAGGTCCTCCGCGTGGGCCGCCGCACCATCAAGGGCGTGGCGGGCTACGATCTGGTGGGGCTCTTCGTGGGCTCCGAGGGCACGCTCGGGGTGGCCACGGAGATCACCGTCCAGCTCATCCCCAGGCCCCGGCACGTGAAGACGGCCCTCGTCGTCTTCGACTCGGTGCACACCGCCGCTCGCGCCATCACCGCCGTGCTGACGGCGGGCATCCTCCCGCGCACGCTGGAGCTCATCGACGACGTGGCCCTGAAGGCCGTGGATGGTAGGGGCTTCAACTTCCCGCCCGGCGCTGGCTCGGCCGTCATCGCCGAGGTGGATGGCAACGTGGAGGACGGGTTGTTCGCGGAGCTCGCGCAGCTCGGGGAGATCTGCGAGCAGCACGGCGCCAGGGAAGTCCTCGTGGCCCAGGACGAGTCCCAGCGCGAGAAGCTCTGGGCGGCCCGCCGGGAGGTGTCCCGGGCCCTGCGGACCCTTCGTCCTCACAAGATTTCAGAGGACATCGCAGTACCCCGGTCCCGTATTCCCGACATCATCCTGGCGCTCAAGAAGATGGGCGGGGAGCTCGGTCTGCCAGTGGCCACGTATGGCCACGCGGGGGACGGCAACCTGCACGCCAACATCCTCTATGAGGGCCCGCACCAGCGCGCCCTGGTGGAGACCGCCATCCACCGCATGCTGGAAATCACCGTCTCCATGGGGGGCACCATCACGGGCGAGCATGGAGTCGGGCACGCCAAACGGGAATATCTGGCGCTCGAGCAACCCGAGGCCGTCCTGGAGCTCCAGCGCCGCTTGAAGGGCTTCTTCGATCCTTCAGGGTTGCTGAACCCCGAGAAAATCTTTCCCGCGCCCAAGCGTTCTTAG
- a CDS encoding zinc-regulated TonB-dependent outer membrane receptor, which produces MSPTSCRLAGLVVCLSFCLSLSALAQSSPDAGTPVEEPAPDAGLSAEDLKDIEEALGKDAAAAAQSGSTPAPDTTASSSTSGVTITPTNVNVHGLDLAFILDVAAAAFTSKEPLQSGGHDPTASGFNFQQLELSLNTAVDPYFRFTGNIVFSQFGVEVEEAYATTTNLPANLQLRAGQFLTHFGRLNPTHPHTWDFVDQPFAIGRIFGGEGNRGLGVEGSWLTPLPWYVEVVGSVTDASGESTARSFLGGGGGGVTSPFDFQFTGAVKQFFPLSDDLSLLWGLSAANGPNPTGYQNRTDVFGTDVYLKYRPVSGGSTTQVTLQGELFYRRRQAPQDVLSDFNGYGQVLWRFAQRWAVAGRYEFGGPTRNQGGAIADDPLDPEWTANRQRLSANVTFWPTEFSRLRLQGATDRIGWRDRPDYSVFLALEVVMGAHGAHSF; this is translated from the coding sequence GTGTCCCCCACATCGTGCCGGCTCGCCGGCCTCGTCGTCTGCCTGTCGTTCTGCCTCTCGCTGTCCGCGTTGGCCCAGTCCTCGCCGGACGCGGGTACACCCGTCGAAGAGCCCGCCCCCGACGCCGGCCTGTCCGCCGAGGACCTGAAGGACATCGAGGAGGCACTCGGAAAGGACGCCGCCGCGGCTGCCCAGTCGGGCTCCACGCCCGCTCCGGACACCACGGCCTCGTCGTCCACCAGCGGGGTGACGATCACCCCGACGAACGTCAACGTCCACGGGCTGGATCTGGCCTTCATCCTCGACGTGGCGGCGGCCGCCTTCACGTCGAAGGAGCCCCTGCAGTCGGGCGGGCATGATCCGACCGCCAGCGGCTTCAACTTCCAGCAGCTGGAGCTGTCGCTCAACACGGCGGTGGACCCGTACTTCCGCTTCACCGGCAACATCGTCTTCAGCCAGTTCGGCGTCGAGGTGGAGGAGGCCTACGCCACCACCACCAACCTGCCCGCCAACCTCCAGCTGCGCGCCGGCCAGTTCCTCACCCACTTCGGCCGGCTCAACCCCACGCACCCGCACACGTGGGACTTCGTGGACCAGCCCTTCGCCATCGGCCGCATCTTCGGAGGCGAGGGCAACCGCGGGTTGGGCGTGGAGGGCTCCTGGCTCACCCCGCTGCCCTGGTACGTGGAAGTGGTGGGCTCGGTCACCGACGCCAGCGGGGAGTCCACGGCGCGCAGCTTCCTCGGCGGAGGGGGCGGCGGAGTCACCTCCCCCTTCGACTTCCAGTTCACCGGGGCGGTGAAGCAGTTCTTCCCCCTGTCGGATGACCTGTCGCTGCTGTGGGGCCTGTCGGCCGCCAACGGCCCCAACCCCACAGGCTACCAGAACCGCACCGACGTGTTCGGCACGGACGTGTACCTCAAGTACAGGCCCGTCTCGGGAGGCAGCACCACGCAGGTGACCCTCCAGGGAGAGCTCTTCTACCGGCGCCGGCAGGCTCCCCAGGACGTGCTGTCCGACTTCAACGGGTATGGCCAGGTCCTCTGGCGCTTCGCCCAGCGCTGGGCCGTCGCCGGCCGCTATGAGTTCGGCGGCCCCACGCGCAACCAGGGCGGTGCCATCGCGGACGACCCGCTCGACCCCGAGTGGACCGCCAACCGCCAGCGCCTCTCCGCCAACGTCACCTTCTGGCCCACCGAGTTCTCCCGCCTGCGCCTGCAGGGGGCCACCGACCGCATCGGCTGGCGCGACCGCCCGGACTATTCGGTCTTCCTCGCACTCGAAGTCGTGATGGGCGCGCACGGCGCCCACTCCTTCTGA
- a CDS encoding response regulator: MLVVDDDPDILEALSEILEAEGFEIRRARNGKEALERLEPDPPQLILLDLMMPVMDGWEFAQRMRQKSSVASIPIIVLSADRNVGSKATDIGAVGHLAKPFELNDLLDMVRRSLGQAQASTGR; encoded by the coding sequence GTGCTGGTGGTCGACGACGACCCCGACATCCTCGAGGCGCTCTCCGAAATCCTCGAGGCCGAGGGCTTCGAGATCCGCCGCGCACGCAATGGAAAGGAAGCACTGGAGCGGCTCGAGCCGGATCCACCCCAGCTCATCCTGTTGGACCTGATGATGCCGGTGATGGACGGGTGGGAGTTCGCCCAGCGGATGCGGCAGAAGTCCTCCGTGGCCTCCATCCCCATCATCGTCCTGAGCGCGGACCGCAACGTGGGCAGCAAGGCCACGGACATCGGCGCGGTGGGGCACCTGGCCAAGCCGTTCGAATTGAACGATCTGCTGGACATGGTCCGCCGCTCGTTGGGTCAGGCGCAGGCCAGTACCGGCCGTTGA
- a CDS encoding Rieske (2Fe-2S) protein: MNGQADEHFIPVARLADLDERGRAVVRVGEETVALVRVEGRLHALQQACPHRGGPLSEGDQDGCLLYCPLHAWAFDVRTGDSPTNPGERVRIFAVRVIGDEIQVAASDRVRAP; encoded by the coding sequence ATGAACGGACAGGCGGACGAGCACTTCATTCCCGTGGCGCGTCTGGCGGACCTGGACGAGCGGGGCCGGGCAGTGGTGAGGGTGGGGGAGGAGACGGTGGCACTGGTCCGGGTGGAGGGACGGCTGCACGCCCTTCAGCAGGCCTGTCCACATCGGGGCGGGCCTCTGTCGGAAGGAGACCAGGACGGGTGCCTCCTCTACTGCCCCCTCCATGCCTGGGCCTTCGATGTCCGCACGGGCGATAGCCCGACGAATCCTGGCGAGCGGGTGCGCATCTTCGCTGTACGTGTCATCGGGGACGAGATTCAGGTGGCGGCATCGGATAGGGTGCGCGCCCCCTGA
- a CDS encoding metal ABC transporter substrate-binding protein yields MSTFRFLAALSATLLCLLSFPARADLKVVTSVSDLAALAKAVGGEHVQVTSLAPSTQDPHFVDARPHLALDLNRADLLIAIGLELEVGWLPTLQNGARNGRILSGSPGYLEVFQFIRTLEVPTTRVDRSQGDVHAGGNPHFLYDPRAGLAVARGIADRLIALDGKNADAYRANLAKFTAEMEKAMPVWQQRLAALKGAPLVAYHRTTAYLADWLGFEAIAYLEPKPGIPPNPAHVAQVLGLARQKKARMVLQEEYYPSTTSKLVAGKIPAPLVIIPGGADFRAGQTYIQRIEELVTRLENGLKGKGT; encoded by the coding sequence ATGAGCACCTTCCGATTCCTGGCCGCCCTGAGCGCCACCCTCCTCTGCCTCCTCTCCTTCCCCGCCCGCGCCGACCTGAAGGTCGTGACGTCGGTGTCGGACCTCGCCGCGCTCGCCAAGGCCGTGGGCGGCGAGCATGTGCAGGTCACCTCGCTCGCCCCGTCCACGCAGGACCCGCACTTCGTGGATGCCAGGCCCCACCTGGCCCTCGACCTCAACCGCGCGGACCTGCTGATTGCCATCGGCCTGGAGCTGGAGGTGGGTTGGCTGCCCACGCTCCAGAACGGCGCCCGCAACGGGCGCATCCTCTCCGGCAGCCCCGGTTACCTGGAGGTGTTCCAGTTCATCCGCACGCTGGAGGTCCCCACCACGCGCGTGGACCGCAGCCAGGGTGACGTCCACGCGGGCGGCAACCCCCACTTCCTCTATGACCCGCGCGCGGGTCTGGCCGTGGCCAGGGGGATCGCCGACCGGCTGATCGCCCTGGATGGAAAGAACGCGGACGCCTACCGCGCCAACCTGGCGAAGTTCACCGCCGAGATGGAGAAGGCCATGCCCGTCTGGCAGCAGCGCCTGGCCGCGCTCAAGGGCGCGCCCCTCGTCGCCTACCACCGGACGACCGCGTACCTCGCTGACTGGCTGGGCTTCGAAGCCATCGCCTACCTCGAGCCCAAGCCCGGCATCCCGCCCAACCCCGCCCACGTGGCCCAGGTGCTCGGGCTCGCGCGCCAGAAGAAGGCCCGGATGGTCCTCCAGGAGGAGTACTACCCGTCCACCACCTCCAAGCTGGTGGCGGGCAAGATCCCCGCCCCCCTCGTCATCATCCCCGGCGGCGCCGACTTCCGTGCCGGGCAGACGTACATCCAGCGCATCGAGGAGCTGGTGACGCGCCTCGAGAACGGCCTCAAGGGAAAGGGGACCTGA
- a CDS encoding twin-arginine translocase TatA/TatE family subunit: MGLKMSEILLIMGVLLLLFGGSRLPQLGSALGSAIRNFKRGFGGEESAADEKKQPGSLASSTTVEKDVGARTGSQQG, from the coding sequence ATGGGTCTGAAGATGTCGGAGATTCTGCTGATCATGGGGGTGCTGCTGCTCCTCTTCGGGGGCTCGCGCCTGCCGCAGCTCGGCTCCGCGTTGGGGAGCGCCATCCGCAACTTCAAGCGGGGTTTCGGAGGCGAGGAGTCCGCCGCCGACGAGAAGAAGCAGCCGGGTTCGCTCGCCAGCAGCACCACGGTCGAGAAGGACGTCGGCGCCCGGACCGGCAGCCAGCAGGGCTGA
- a CDS encoding sigma-70 family RNA polymerase sigma factor, with amino-acid sequence MANRTMKYGAEGLSHYLRHLGDHSQLTREQEYELARRARKGDESARQTLATSNLAFVVAVAKKFANRGARLDDLIQEGNVGLMKAIEHFDPKKNVRFATYAVWWIRAYITRYLKDNRSQVRGGESERGSMTDFSLDASIDEEGETTFLDRLEDGGPSPQQIFLGREQDQEVQEALAKVRKRIGDLGWDILQERLTQDKPRTLEELGQRWGVSRERVRQVELKTKNFLERYLAAFNQDEEQQQSSSADAA; translated from the coding sequence ATGGCGAACAGGACGATGAAGTATGGAGCCGAGGGCCTGTCGCACTACCTGCGTCACCTCGGGGATCATTCGCAGCTGACCCGAGAGCAGGAGTACGAGCTGGCCCGGCGCGCTCGCAAGGGTGATGAGTCCGCGAGGCAGACGCTCGCGACGTCCAACCTGGCCTTCGTGGTGGCGGTGGCGAAGAAGTTCGCCAACCGTGGTGCCCGGCTGGACGACCTCATCCAGGAGGGGAATGTAGGCCTGATGAAGGCGATCGAGCACTTCGATCCGAAGAAGAACGTGCGCTTCGCCACCTACGCGGTGTGGTGGATTCGCGCCTACATCACCCGGTACCTCAAGGACAACCGCAGCCAGGTGCGTGGCGGCGAGTCCGAGCGCGGCAGCATGACGGACTTCTCGCTCGATGCGAGCATCGACGAGGAGGGAGAAACGACCTTCCTGGATCGGCTGGAGGACGGGGGCCCGTCACCTCAGCAGATCTTCCTGGGCCGTGAGCAGGATCAGGAGGTGCAGGAGGCACTGGCCAAGGTCCGCAAGCGCATTGGCGACCTGGGCTGGGACATCCTCCAGGAGCGGCTCACGCAGGACAAGCCGCGCACGCTGGAGGAGCTGGGCCAGCGCTGGGGCGTGTCGCGCGAGCGCGTGCGGCAGGTGGAGCTCAAGACGAAGAACTTCCTCGAGCGCTACCTGGCGGCCTTCAACCAGGACGAGGAGCAGCAGCAGTCTTCCTCGGCGGACGCCGCGTGA
- a CDS encoding metal ABC transporter ATP-binding protein, giving the protein MANGEHAPTQASPASTHQHTSDLLLCCEDLVIGYQGKALLPPINLQVRRGTFLAVIGRNGSGKSTWFKTLLGLQNPVSGRVFRSGPDVRSAYVPQSSGIDGMLPVRSRELVHWGRLSGWNFLRPFSTQKDRMAVEAALESAGAGPIANRPYRELSEGQKQRALLARVLATEADLVLLDEPTAAMDAVAERETMQRLAELARTQRLAVVVVSHDLRVAAEFANQLLFVDREAPAVVLGDATTVFCHPAFRHQYGDDYCPRHPPSGHPLGPAAG; this is encoded by the coding sequence ATGGCGAACGGTGAGCACGCGCCGACGCAGGCCTCACCCGCGTCCACGCATCAACACACGTCCGACCTGCTCCTGTGCTGCGAGGACCTGGTCATCGGCTACCAGGGCAAGGCGCTGCTGCCCCCCATCAACCTCCAGGTGCGCCGAGGCACCTTCCTGGCCGTCATCGGCCGCAACGGCTCGGGCAAGAGCACGTGGTTCAAGACGCTGCTGGGCCTGCAGAATCCCGTGTCCGGCCGCGTGTTCCGCTCCGGCCCGGACGTGAGGAGCGCCTACGTGCCACAGAGCTCCGGCATCGACGGAATGCTCCCGGTGCGCTCGCGCGAGCTGGTGCACTGGGGCCGGCTGTCCGGGTGGAACTTCCTGCGGCCCTTCTCCACGCAGAAGGACCGGATGGCGGTGGAAGCGGCGCTGGAGTCCGCTGGAGCCGGCCCCATCGCCAACCGCCCCTACCGCGAGCTGTCCGAGGGCCAGAAGCAGCGCGCCCTGCTCGCGCGGGTGCTGGCCACCGAGGCGGACCTGGTGCTGCTGGACGAGCCCACCGCCGCCATGGACGCCGTGGCCGAGCGGGAGACCATGCAGCGCCTGGCGGAGCTGGCCCGCACGCAGCGCCTCGCCGTGGTGGTGGTGAGCCACGATCTGCGCGTGGCCGCCGAGTTCGCCAACCAGCTCCTCTTCGTGGACCGGGAGGCCCCGGCCGTGGTTCTCGGAGACGCCACCACGGTCTTCTGCCATCCTGCCTTCCGGCACCAATACGGCGACGATTACTGCCCCCGTCACCCCCCTTCAGGACATCCGCTTGGACCCGCAGCTGGTTGA
- the folE gene encoding GTP cyclohydrolase I: MARAIQDFLRAAGLPLDADPNLAETPERVAEAWAEEFLDGYGRTPEEALGETFPAPSNSSGEMVVVTDLRFQSMCPHHLLPFEGRAHVAYVPAKRVVGFGRLGALVDCFAHRLILQEDLAREVASSLARVLKSPATACIIEAEQACLRIRGDRQRDALTHAEAYEGLLRKDGALRRELWARLGATRR, from the coding sequence ATGGCCAGGGCCATCCAGGACTTCCTGCGCGCGGCGGGCCTGCCATTGGACGCCGATCCCAACCTCGCGGAGACGCCGGAGCGGGTGGCCGAGGCCTGGGCGGAGGAGTTCCTCGACGGCTACGGGCGCACGCCGGAGGAGGCGTTGGGCGAGACGTTCCCGGCGCCATCGAACTCGTCGGGGGAGATGGTGGTGGTGACGGACCTCCGCTTCCAATCCATGTGTCCGCACCACCTGTTGCCTTTCGAGGGCCGGGCGCACGTGGCCTACGTGCCAGCGAAGCGGGTGGTGGGCTTCGGCCGGCTGGGCGCGCTGGTGGACTGCTTCGCGCACCGGCTCATCCTCCAGGAGGACCTGGCGCGCGAAGTGGCCTCCTCGCTGGCTCGTGTGCTGAAGAGTCCGGCCACCGCCTGCATCATCGAGGCGGAGCAGGCGTGCCTGCGCATCCGCGGAGACCGGCAGCGCGACGCCCTCACGCACGCGGAGGCCTATGAGGGCCTGCTGCGCAAGGACGGAGCACTGCGCCGCGAGCTGTGGGCGCGGCTGGGAGCCACGAGACGATGA
- a CDS encoding tetratricopeptide repeat protein codes for MRSISLAFFLLVAMPALAATPEGLSSWDAQYARRGDAAVAKQLDETLKKAVESAPEDHEVLWRAARIRNWQAEGSTDAKVKKTLGRQVWELGDRARKVAPERVEGHYYAALGIGAYSQAVGILTALGEGLEGKYNERLDAALKLDPMYERGGPLLAKGRYFYELPWPKRNLKKSASNFEKVIAKYPEQSRAWLYLAETLLADGEEKKAHEAILKVSQGSVGQDPAEGQRVQGWSKKVQAAIEEELK; via the coding sequence ATGCGCTCGATTTCACTTGCCTTTTTCCTGCTGGTGGCCATGCCCGCGCTGGCCGCGACCCCCGAAGGGCTGTCCTCCTGGGATGCGCAGTACGCCCGGCGTGGTGACGCCGCCGTGGCGAAGCAGCTCGACGAGACCTTGAAGAAGGCGGTCGAGTCCGCCCCCGAGGACCACGAGGTGCTGTGGCGCGCGGCCCGGATCCGCAACTGGCAGGCGGAGGGCTCCACGGACGCCAAGGTGAAGAAGACCCTGGGCCGGCAGGTGTGGGAGCTCGGGGATCGCGCCCGGAAGGTGGCGCCGGAGCGGGTGGAGGGCCACTACTACGCGGCCCTGGGCATCGGCGCCTATTCGCAGGCGGTGGGCATCCTCACGGCGCTCGGCGAGGGGCTGGAGGGCAAGTACAACGAGCGCCTGGATGCCGCGCTGAAGCTGGACCCGATGTACGAGCGCGGTGGACCTCTACTGGCCAAGGGACGTTATTTCTATGAGCTGCCCTGGCCCAAGAGGAACCTGAAGAAGTCCGCCTCGAATTTCGAAAAGGTCATCGCGAAGTACCCCGAGCAGTCGCGGGCCTGGCTGTACCTGGCCGAGACGCTGCTCGCCGATGGCGAGGAGAAGAAGGCGCACGAGGCCATCCTCAAGGTGTCCCAGGGGAGCGTGGGGCAAGACCCGGCCGAGGGCCAACGCGTCCAGGGTTGGTCGAAGAAGGTCCAGGCCGCCATCGAGGAGGAACTCAAATGA
- a CDS encoding sensor histidine kinase, whose protein sequence is MRYEGEQRRAAEEEVPGFAILSRRGHLREVDGRLRTHLGVERLPEVVGSVAELLEGSGFHRRPGADVWEHEGRLLRAGERPLEDGARLVWTQPLQGDEELIRRRVRYLGLASHDLRGSLANVRSYAALLLNGRIPLEPKAKRGLETILRNTDKALSFAQDFFDASRADLGMLACERERQALEPLLASAVEHNLEAAGAANVAMSLELPDGPLPEVDVDGGRVQHAVEAFLRHHLLRAKAGEQLRVRVRPEGSSLRVEVRRDGVPLSDEEAELTFAREERAFREKKLEDPLRLGLARQEVEALGGSVGVTTDAGGTTLFLTLPIALASSVGIQV, encoded by the coding sequence GTGAGGTACGAGGGGGAACAGCGGAGGGCGGCCGAGGAAGAAGTACCCGGGTTCGCCATCCTCTCGCGGCGGGGTCATCTGCGGGAAGTGGATGGACGGCTGCGCACCCATCTGGGGGTGGAGCGCCTCCCCGAGGTGGTGGGCTCGGTGGCGGAGTTGTTGGAGGGCTCGGGTTTCCATCGGCGTCCGGGTGCGGATGTGTGGGAGCATGAAGGACGGCTGCTTCGTGCGGGCGAGCGCCCCCTGGAAGATGGTGCGAGGCTGGTGTGGACGCAGCCGCTGCAGGGGGACGAGGAGCTCATCCGGCGCCGGGTTCGCTATCTCGGGCTGGCCTCTCATGATCTGCGGGGCTCCCTGGCCAACGTGCGCTCCTACGCGGCCCTGTTGCTCAATGGTCGCATTCCGCTGGAACCGAAGGCGAAACGCGGGTTGGAAACCATCCTCCGGAACACGGACAAGGCGCTCTCCTTTGCCCAGGATTTCTTCGACGCGAGCCGGGCCGATCTGGGCATGTTGGCGTGTGAGCGGGAGCGGCAGGCGCTCGAGCCCCTGCTCGCCAGCGCGGTGGAGCACAACCTCGAGGCGGCGGGCGCGGCGAACGTGGCGATGAGCCTGGAGCTGCCGGACGGACCGCTGCCGGAGGTGGACGTGGACGGGGGCCGGGTGCAGCACGCCGTGGAGGCCTTCCTCCGCCACCACCTGCTGCGTGCCAAGGCAGGGGAGCAGCTCCGGGTGAGGGTGCGGCCGGAGGGGAGCAGCCTCCGGGTGGAGGTGCGGCGCGACGGCGTGCCCCTATCGGACGAGGAGGCCGAGCTCACCTTCGCACGCGAGGAGCGCGCCTTCCGGGAGAAGAAGCTGGAGGATCCGCTGCGCCTGGGACTGGCCCGGCAGGAGGTGGAGGCGCTCGGTGGCTCGGTGGGGGTGACGACGGACGCGGGGGGCACCACCCTCTTCCTTACACTCCCCATCGCTCTCGCTTCCTCGGTGGGCATCCAGGTCTGA